The stretch of DNA TTATAAAAGTATTTGTCATGAACTCATGATGCAATATCTCGCTCAATCTGAGCGGTAGTGGGCTAATAATGTTTCTACCTAGCGTGCTATAAGATTTTATTTGCATCCCGCACCGTTTATCTCGTTTGATAGGGCACGATATTGCTCCCTTCGTGAGTTCTGATGATAGGTTACTGTTTCCGGTATGGCAAGCCCAAAATCTTCATTCCGTTAAACCTGTACATTTGTGACGAAGACCAAGAAACTGGCACCAGTTTATCCGACAAAATCTTCGTTGGCATTCATCGTGTCATCGTGTGTGTTCAGATATGGGCCATATTTCTGTTCATCAAACATAGTAACCGAGTTTTGAAGCTATGGCTAATCACTTccacactacgaggccatttCTCTAGCCTGCAGGCAACTTGGAAAGGAGACTGGTGTGACCGGATGAGCATCGCATTGCCCGGGTTTGGTTCGTGAGAGGCGGCGCCACTGGGCCCAAAATCGTGGAACACAAAGGTGGACGATCTGGCCCGTCCCGTCGCGGCCAGTTTGGTTTGGTCCTTCGCCTCCTCTATTTTGGGCCACCCGCAGGCCCAACAGCGCGAGATAGCCGGAGCCGGCCGGGAATATGCGTGTCGCCTCGCGGCCCGGCACCTCACCGACGCGGGTAGGTGTCGCCATCAGGTAGGGGGACCCGTGGCGGGCGAGCAGTGAGCTACTCCAGCTAGGTGAGGACAGGAGGCGGGCCAATTCGTTCGCCCTGCCTGGCCGCCTCGCCCACCCGCCACGTCTGACGTGCCCATCAGGTCGGGTGGGGGGATATTTTAGGCCGCGAGCTCGCGATCGCGATCAATCCGAGGGtggaagtttttttttatctttttgaagaaaaaaaacttgagGGGGGAAGTATCCGACGCCCTCTCGAGCATGCGGGCCCCCCGGCGCAGGTCCGGTCCCTACATTCTTATCCACTTCGCTGCGTCACCCCAGCGCGCTGGGTCTGCTCACCGCTCGGTGAAGGAAGCTGCAAGTCCCCTGGCTCAAACTTAACAGCCCGATCCAGATCGAGTGACCCCCACTCCACACCGCCTCCACCTCTCTTGTCGCTAGTAAGTACTAGACTAGCCTAGTATGAGGTTACCACGTACTGACGCCTCGCGGTATCTTCACGCTGCCGGTTTCCGGACACTCGCCCTCTCCATGATTTAAGAGAGGCCCCGTCAGCTCATCTCTCCTGCCCCCGGACAGTGCTccttagcttttttttttcgtCAGTGCAGTGATTAGTGGGTAGGTAAGACCGTCCACAGCgataggaggaaatggaggagtaaatctactgtttgacactgtagatgtactgtttggcactgtagacagagagggcgtgggaaacgaggcaagagcaaatttgctcttgctcttgccattgTGGACAGCCTAACCTCTTCTGCCggagagggaaggaggaaggCGAGGCGAAGATGCTGGAGAAGATGTGGGACGACGTGGTGGCCGGGCCGCACCCGGAGACGGGGCTCGAGAAGCTCCGCAAGGCCACCACCTCCCGCCCGCTCGTCATCGACAAAGGtagccgccgccggtgctgcaTGGCTCATCATTTTCTCTACACTAGCTAGTGGTAGCATGCAGTTTTGAGCAAACTAACCGAGATGATGAAGCTAAACCGGATGCTTAATAAGACTTGACAACAGATCGACATGCGTTCTTGGTGATGAGGAGCAAGAATTGTTAGAAACAAACTAACAAAGCGTCCTAGACATCTCTTAATTAATACGGTTGGTCCCTCTTGCggtaagaaataagaactaacaAGAATTTAATTTGATCTGAAgacgcgggcgccgccggcgggagtAGCTTCAAGCGTGCGCAGTCGATGCCGACGACCCCGACGACGCCGGGGACGCCGTCGTCGACGACCCctcgcggcggcagcagcaacagcaacgtGTGGCGCAGCGTGTTCCACCCGGGGAGCAACCTGGCCACCAAGAGCATCGGCGCCAACCTCTTCGACCGCCCGCAGCCCAACTCGCCCACCGTCTACGACTGGTAAGCGCCGGTGCATGATCTTCTTCGTATCATCACAACTACTAGCACGATGCTCGCTCTCTGCTCAGGTTCAGAGCAGATCtagcatcaaaaaaaaaaaaaaactgaaagggAATCCAGCATCAAATTAGCCAGCCGGGAAGTTTGGTCTTTTAACAGCTTGGATGATTAGAGCTAGCATCCGTAATAACTTGGCTTCTGCATCTATCCATGCTTTAATTCTTAACCAATTCAACTGTAAGCACACAATAAGATGGTGAACTagtgaagttttttttttaaaaaaaagcgaACTAGTGAAGTTagcactttttttttaaaaaaaagagcatATGGATCCACTTCGCGCGCCGTGGTTTGCTCACGTGGCATGCCGCACCGTTTGGGGCTTGCTGGAACGGATAAGGCCAGACTGTGTCTGAGTGTTGAAGATATTTTAACGCAGAAGTAGCCTTTTGttttctgaagaaaaaaaaaagctctaGCACTATCATGACTGGAAAATGTTATCATGAATCGCAGGCTGTACAGCGACGAGACCAGGAGCAACCACCGCTAGATCGGGGACGGACGGATGGGATCGGCGGAGGAGCGGTGGCCGGTCCCTGTCGACCCATGTTTGCTGGTCCTCGTggttatctaaaaaaaatgcgCAGGCACTGTACTAGCCGCGTCGCTGTCCGAGGCTAAAGGACTCTTAATTTTGCCGTTTGTTTTCTTCCAATGCTATGGAGTGAGTAATGCTTGTACTAGTGGTCTGTTGCACTGACTCAGCTTGGCCGCTACCAAGTGGTGGGTAGCGACCCGCGGGCCAGTGACTGGAACCCGCTTGGTGTGTACTCCTACTAGTCTTTCTCCATCTGTAAATATTTGCTTCAGTGTAATGGGACGTGTGAATTGTACTGCTTCCTCCATGTTTAAATGATTCTCTCGATCTGATGTGTAATTACCGTAGCTGAGATGATGGGTGACGGCGGCCATTACCCGTGACTGTGAGCACCCCCTCGCCGAGTCGCCGTtacagcgcgcgcgcgcgcgctggaGAAGGTGACGAGCCTGCCCTCGAATTCGAGGATTCTAGCTGAGAGCTGAGGGGGGATGAATTTCCCATGGATTAAGATTGAAAACGATGGGTTGGTCCTTTCGCTTGTCTGCTTATTAATCAAGAGCACCGATTTCTTAGCCCGCACGGCCCCTAGCCGGCTAGCCCCGGGTTGGGCCGGCCTCTTGTTGGCCTCTAGCAAAGGCTGCCACGTCGTCAGCCCATCGACCCGATCGGATAATTAAGAAAAGGTCGCCACGTCCTCGTCGggctgccgtgccgtgccgggcTTGGTGACCGTGACTCGTAACAGCGGTCGGGGGGGACCGGGACAGGTTTTTCCGCGCGAGCAACCTCGGATCCAACGCGAGCACTCGTTCAGATCCGGCTTGTGCAGCCGCAGATCAACTCTTGGGTACAGCTTTTCCTCTCGAACTCTCTCGCACAGCTACAGTTGAGAAGGGGGGGAGAAAAGATGGCTCGGTCGCTGCCGGCGGAGACGGCGGTCTCATCCGCCTTCGACGGCCTGAGTGCCGTCGGGAGGTGGTGGAGACCGCTGGCCTCTCGCCGGTTGGCGGGGCTGGCCTCTCGCCGGTTGGCGGGGGTCGGAAGGTTTCAGGTCCTAGCACATTTTACGTTTAGGTtttcgagcggcggcggtgccaaGGCGGAATAAGTCCTCTCGAGTTCTTCCTCTCCCCGATGGTGTTTCTCTCCGGTATCATTGGCGAGCTCGTGGAGATAGGTACACcagctttttcttttttgggggaggggggtggggggaggTAGCTCGGGGTCTTGTGGAAGATAGAAGAGTGGAACAGGCTTGACTATCTTGGGCGGCGTTCGTCGCCGTCGGCGAGTCTGGACCCAAGGTCAACAAAACTCGGGGTGTACCCCGATCAATGGAATACCAGCAACAGCTTCAACTCGTCCATGGGGGTTGGTGTCTTTTATGGCTCTTCAACGCCCTGTGGCAATGGAGCTCTGTTTGGCCTGGGGATGGCGGCGATGGGCTTCCAGGGGTGGCTGCGGCGCCCGAATCTGGAAGACTCGGTCTGCATAGGCTCCAGTGACCACAATGTAATTTTCCTTTTGCTTAGGGGCCTTTGTGCAAAAGGGTTGGAACAACTACTCTCTGTATCCCACGTGTCTGTACTTGTATTTGTACACATTCTGTGCGATATCTTCTATCGTTAATACATGTATGTTTAAAttaagaaaaatactgttgggtaCAGGACGAGGCGCTCGAGCATTGGTTCACCAAGACCAGCCCGATCAGCGTGCCAACTCCATCCTCATCTTCGGACCTTGCTAGGTTAGCTtcttaaacataaaaaaaatagtttCACGGGAGTACATGTGACGTGTCGCCGGTCGATTTTAGAGTGATACGAAGAGTACTATACTGTAGAATAGTTTTTCCACGTTTTATGATTTTAAGTATTCCCCGGGCCACGGAGTTGTTTGGGAAATTAGTTGGCCCCTGATCTCATTTTAAAAATGTCAAAAAGGGTTGGGCCCTAATATTTGGGCACTCACTTCTCGCTCTATCTACTCCCTCGgtcttaaaataaatataaatcttGTTTGGTGAGATatcaaaatttttaaaaaattatctaatttatataaaaaattactAACATTTATATTAATATTATTCTGtaacataaatattaatattattttttataaatttgatcaaatttaaattacTTGAGATTACATTTTTTTGGGATGACGGAGTACAAGTACGGAAAAAAGTCAACGGACGGCCAGTTACTCCTCCGTCCTGCGGTCCAGCCACTCATGCCTCTCCtccgcaccgcgccgccggctccggccgccgcggtaACCCTCCCCCGCTGCTGCCTCCTTACTGCCCGCAGCCGCCTCGGGTCCCCCTCCACCCCGACGCCCCTTGCTTGCCTCCGCCTTCGCCCCGCCGCCCCGATCCGCGGCATCCCGCCGAGGACCGGgtgccgcgcggccgccgccaatgCCGATGCCGATGCGGCGGCCACCAAGGGTccaggaggcgacggcggcgcgcgggtcgCGCTGGTGCGCCTCGGGGAGGCGCTGTCGCTGGGGTTCCCGGTGTGGGTGGCGTCGGCCTGCGCGATCGCGCtgtggcggccgccggccttCCTCTGGGTCGGCCCCACCGCGCAGATGCTTGGCATCTCCTTCACGATGCTCGGTCCGTCCCTAGTTCCCTTCCCTCCCCCCCTGCCCACTTGTTGAAGTGGACTCGTCTGTTGTCTCATGTTGAAGTGGACTCAAACTCTAGTTCCCATGTGGAATTGCTGTCTCTGTTGATGCTCTCCATTTGACGCAGCAAACAGCTGCTACTGATGGGACTAGCTGGCGTTCTGGGACACTGCGTTCCACATGCCTCAGTGCTTAGACGTTGTGACCACTCAAATAAATTTGTAACCTGACACAAGGAAAGTATAACActgaaatgtaaaaaaaaaagacagaaaaCTGTACAATCCTGACTACATTGGCACGATCAGGCATCTTGC from Panicum virgatum strain AP13 chromosome 9K, P.virgatum_v5, whole genome shotgun sequence encodes:
- the LOC120648403 gene encoding dormancy-associated protein 1-like isoform X1 → MLEKMWDDVVAGPHPETGLEKLRKATTSRPLVIDKDAGAAGGSSFKRAQSMPTTPTTPGTPSSTTPRGGSSNSNVWRSVFHPGSNLATKSIGANLFDRPQPNSPTVYDWLYSDETRSNHR
- the LOC120648403 gene encoding dormancy-associated protein 1-like isoform X2; this encodes MLEKMWDDVVAGPHPETGLEKLRKATTSRPLVIDKDAGAAGGSSFKRAQSMPTTPTTPGTPSSTTPRGGSSNSNVWRSVFHPGSNLATKSIGANLFDRPQPNSPTVYDW